The following coding sequences are from one Formosa haliotis window:
- a CDS encoding ThuA domain-containing protein produces the protein MKFVLIFVLAWLTGVNPPTDEVLVFSKTMGFRHESIEIGVKTIQDLGEQNNFKVTHTEDSKAFTTENLKNYKLVIFLNTTGDVLNDKEQAAFKSYINNGGNFLGVHAASDTEFDWPWYGKLVGAYFVSHPKACEADVIKVHTNHPAINHLKEDWIRFDEWYNFKSISPDIKPLLMLDETSYPGGENGDYHPIAWYQEYDGGRSFYTGLGHTKESYTDPDFIAHLWGGIQYCLKR, from the coding sequence ATGAAATTTGTGTTGATTTTTGTTTTGGCTTGGTTAACAGGCGTTAATCCACCAACAGACGAAGTGCTTGTTTTCTCCAAAACTATGGGGTTTAGGCATGAATCCATCGAAATAGGAGTGAAGACTATACAAGACTTGGGAGAGCAGAATAATTTTAAAGTAACACATACCGAAGATTCTAAAGCTTTTACTACCGAAAATTTAAAAAACTACAAACTGGTTATATTTTTAAATACCACTGGCGATGTTTTAAACGATAAAGAACAAGCAGCGTTTAAGAGTTATATTAATAATGGAGGTAATTTTTTGGGAGTGCATGCAGCATCAGACACCGAATTTGATTGGCCTTGGTACGGGAAACTAGTTGGAGCCTATTTTGTGAGTCACCCGAAAGCTTGCGAGGCAGATGTAATTAAAGTCCACACCAATCACCCCGCAATAAATCATTTAAAAGAAGATTGGATTCGTTTTGATGAATGGTATAATTTTAAATCTATTAGTCCAGATATTAAACCGCTTTTAATGTTAGATGAAACCTCTTACCCAGGTGGAGAAAATGGCGATTACCATCCTATTGCTTGGTATCAAGAATACGATGGAGGTCGTTCTTTTTATACCGGATTAGGGCATACTAAAGAATCGTATACAGATCCTGATTTTATTGCGCATTTGTGGGGTGGCATACAATATTGTTTAAAGCGATAA
- the hemH gene encoding ferrochelatase, with product MKKGILLVNLGSPDSPTPKDVKTYLGEFLMDERVIDIPLVARTALVKGIILKTRPKASAAAYKKIWWDEGSPLIVISERLKKKVQDKVDYPVALAMRYGSMTIKKGIQELVDQGVDEVFLIPLYPQFAMATTETILVLAEELRAEHFPNIKIEHLPAFYNKPDYIAVLSDAIKNSLEDKQLDHILFSYHGIPERHIKKSDVTQSHCKLDGSCCVTPSKAHEFCYKHQCLEVTRLVAERLGLEAGTYSTSFQSRLGFDPWLLPYTDRTIERLGLEGIKNMAIVTPAFVSDCLETLEEIAMEGKELFHEVGGKEFTTVPCLNDDEPWAALLAKWIKAWADKSVSV from the coding sequence ATGAAAAAAGGAATTTTACTTGTTAATTTAGGGTCTCCAGACAGCCCTACTCCAAAAGATGTAAAAACATATCTAGGCGAATTTTTAATGGACGAGCGGGTTATAGATATACCGTTAGTTGCCAGAACTGCCCTAGTAAAAGGAATTATTTTAAAAACAAGACCTAAGGCTTCTGCAGCTGCCTATAAGAAAATTTGGTGGGACGAGGGTTCACCATTAATAGTCATTTCAGAACGGCTTAAAAAGAAGGTGCAAGACAAAGTAGATTATCCTGTTGCATTGGCTATGCGTTACGGAAGCATGACCATAAAGAAAGGTATTCAGGAGTTGGTTGATCAAGGTGTAGATGAGGTGTTTTTAATTCCACTATATCCGCAGTTTGCTATGGCTACTACCGAAACCATTTTGGTCTTGGCCGAAGAATTACGAGCCGAACACTTTCCGAATATAAAAATTGAACATTTACCAGCATTTTATAACAAACCCGATTATATCGCGGTATTATCTGATGCGATTAAAAATAGTTTAGAAGATAAACAGTTAGATCATATTCTGTTTTCTTATCATGGTATCCCGGAACGTCATATTAAAAAAAGCGATGTCACACAGTCGCATTGTAAATTAGACGGCTCATGCTGTGTAACTCCTTCTAAAGCACACGAATTTTGTTATAAACATCAGTGTTTAGAAGTTACTAGGCTTGTAGCAGAACGTCTTGGTCTAGAAGCCGGAACCTATTCTACCTCCTTTCAATCACGTTTAGGATTCGACCCGTGGTTGTTGCCTTATACCGACAGAACTATTGAGCGATTAGGCTTGGAAGGTATCAAAAATATGGCCATTGTTACACCGGCATTTGTTAGCGATTGTTTAGAAACTTTAGAGGAAATTGCTATGGAAGGGAAAGAGCTTTTTCACGAAGTTGGTGGTAAAGAATTTACTACAGTACCTTGTTTAAACGACGACGAACCTTGGGCAGCATTGCTGGCAAAATGGATAAAGGCTTGGGCAGATAAATCGGTTAGTGTTTAA
- a CDS encoding MATE family efflux transporter, giving the protein MKEKVSVDLGTESISKLLIKQAVPASIGILVMSLNVLVDTIFVGNWIGSIAIAAINVVLPVSFFIAALGMAIGIGGSSIISRALGANNKEKARATFGNQITLTILFTTVLAGLGLYFEDSIIQSFGGKGEIFEPAKIYYTIVLYGVPFLGLCMMGNNVIRAEGKPKFAMYAMMIPSIGNLIFDYIFINILDWGMMGAAWATSGSYMLCLIYVVWYFFSDHSDLKIDWSYLRLKWNVISEIGSLGFVTLARQAVVSVTYLFMNNILFDLGGEVSVTAYAIVGRMLMFALFPVFGITQGFLPIAGYNYGAKQYDRVRESINIAVKYAAILATIVFILLMVFPEAITKMFTQDPEVLKETPSAMRWVFAATPIIALQLIGAAYFQAIGKAKPALLLTLTRQGFFFIPLILILPKFYGELGVWMSFPISDVLSTIVTGYFLNKEIKSDLIKKVQLQLNP; this is encoded by the coding sequence ATGAAAGAAAAGGTATCGGTAGATTTAGGAACAGAATCCATAAGCAAACTTTTAATTAAGCAAGCTGTACCTGCGTCTATTGGGATTTTGGTTATGTCTCTTAACGTTCTTGTCGATACCATTTTTGTGGGAAATTGGATAGGGTCTATTGCTATTGCAGCGATAAATGTAGTGCTACCAGTTTCCTTTTTTATTGCCGCTCTGGGTATGGCAATAGGGATTGGAGGGTCTTCTATTATTTCGCGTGCTTTAGGTGCCAATAATAAAGAAAAGGCTAGAGCTACTTTTGGAAACCAGATTACCCTTACCATTCTTTTTACTACCGTTTTGGCCGGATTAGGATTGTATTTTGAGGACAGTATAATTCAATCTTTTGGAGGAAAAGGGGAGATTTTCGAACCCGCAAAAATTTATTATACCATCGTACTTTATGGTGTTCCTTTTTTAGGACTTTGTATGATGGGAAATAACGTTATTCGCGCCGAGGGGAAACCCAAATTCGCCATGTATGCCATGATGATTCCATCCATTGGGAATCTTATTTTCGATTATATTTTTATAAATATTTTAGATTGGGGCATGATGGGAGCTGCGTGGGCAACCTCTGGCTCGTATATGTTATGTCTTATTTATGTGGTTTGGTATTTCTTCTCAGATCATTCCGATTTAAAAATAGATTGGTCTTATTTACGACTTAAATGGAATGTTATTTCCGAAATTGGCTCGCTTGGTTTTGTTACTTTGGCACGTCAGGCTGTGGTAAGCGTTACCTATTTATTTATGAATAATATTCTATTCGATTTAGGCGGAGAAGTCTCTGTGACGGCCTATGCCATTGTAGGCCGAATGTTAATGTTTGCCTTGTTTCCTGTGTTTGGTATAACACAAGGATTTTTACCAATAGCAGGGTATAACTATGGTGCAAAACAATACGACCGCGTTCGAGAATCAATAAATATTGCTGTAAAATACGCTGCTATTTTAGCGACTATAGTCTTTATATTACTTATGGTTTTTCCAGAAGCCATAACAAAAATGTTTACTCAAGATCCAGAAGTTTTAAAAGAAACACCTTCGGCCATGCGATGGGTTTTTGCAGCAACCCCAATTATTGCATTGCAATTAATTGGAGCGGCCTATTTTCAGGCCATAGGGAAAGCAAAACCGGCCTTATTGTTAACCTTAACCCGGCAAGGATTTTTCTTTATTCCGTTAATTTTAATTCTACCTAAGTTTTATGGAGAATTAGGAGTGTGGATGTCATTTCCAATTTCCGATGTGCTTTCAACTATAGTTACTGGATATTTTTTAAATAAAGAAATTAAATCAGATTTAATCAAAAAAGTGCAATTGCAACTTAACCCATAG
- a CDS encoding CopD family protein: protein MEYYNYIKSLHLIFVITWFAGLFYIPRLFVYQIEAFHKPSPDKEILGEQLKLMAKRLWYIITWPSAILATIFAIWLLILMPYWLEEPWMHVKLFFVLLLIVYHLKTHQFFKQLQRDDVRKTSGFMRLWNEGATFILFAVVFLVILKSSLNWIFGVVGIFVLGILIMIGFKVYKRIRAKNPNA from the coding sequence ATGGAATATTACAATTATATAAAATCCCTTCATCTTATTTTTGTTATTACCTGGTTTGCAGGCTTATTTTACATTCCAAGATTATTTGTTTATCAAATAGAAGCCTTTCATAAACCTTCTCCAGATAAAGAAATTTTAGGCGAGCAGTTAAAATTAATGGCAAAACGGTTGTGGTATATTATAACTTGGCCGTCGGCTATTTTGGCCACTATTTTTGCAATTTGGTTACTTATTCTTATGCCGTATTGGTTAGAAGAACCATGGATGCACGTGAAACTGTTTTTTGTGTTATTACTAATTGTTTACCATTTAAAAACACATCAGTTTTTTAAACAATTGCAACGCGACGATGTAAGAAAGACTTCTGGTTTTATGAGACTTTGGAATGAAGGGGCTACATTTATTCTCTTTGCTGTGGTATTTTTGGTTATCTTGAAAAGTAGTTTAAACTGGATCTTTGGTGTAGTTGGTATTTTTGTGCTTGGTATACTGATTATGATTGGTTTTAAAGTCTATAAACGTATAAGAGCTAAAAATCCAAATGCTTAA
- a CDS encoding sensor histidine kinase codes for MKLKKISLRLRIFVAMLFVVLLASILIVGVAIYQYGEEAVDYHQQRLERKEKNIKSHLNFVIKQTSYEVKTEKIPLILKEKIYEIANIHNLKINIYDLDGAILTSSRAGFAQDSLAQCIHADILNTLANTAQHTYVEQRSENNKLYQSSYSYITDQKFKPLAILNLPYLEDDDFLAKELDEFLERISYAYLFMLILASAIAFFLANYITKSIKTISDKINSTSLETVNKRIDVEDASEEITTLVESYNSMIDQLEESAKKLARSEREQAWREMAKQVAHEIKNPLTPMRLTVQNFQRKFSPDDPNINQKVEEYSETLIQQIDTMSAIASAFSNFANMPAQQNETLNVVNTVRLALDIFNKDYIVFLAEREEIITTFDKTQLIRIVTNLVKNAIQAIPDDRIPKIVVHVSLHDSEVQITVSDNGVGIEEGNETKIFEPKFTTKSGGTGLGLAMVKNIVESYNGHITFKTQQQKGTTFIVTFPKT; via the coding sequence ATGAAACTTAAAAAAATCTCTTTACGGCTTCGCATATTTGTCGCAATGCTTTTTGTTGTGCTATTGGCTTCAATATTAATTGTTGGCGTGGCTATCTATCAGTATGGGGAAGAGGCAGTCGACTATCATCAACAACGTCTAGAACGTAAGGAGAAGAATATTAAATCGCATCTTAATTTTGTTATTAAGCAAACATCTTACGAGGTAAAGACCGAAAAAATTCCTCTTATTTTAAAGGAAAAGATTTACGAGATTGCTAATATTCATAATTTAAAAATTAATATTTACGATTTAGATGGCGCTATTTTAACCTCTTCTCGAGCAGGTTTTGCACAAGATTCCTTAGCACAATGTATTCATGCCGATATTTTAAATACACTAGCCAATACGGCTCAGCATACCTATGTAGAACAGCGTAGTGAAAACAATAAGTTATATCAATCGTCCTATTCGTATATTACCGATCAAAAATTTAAGCCTTTAGCAATATTAAACTTACCTTATCTTGAAGATGATGATTTTTTAGCTAAAGAGTTAGACGAGTTTTTAGAGCGTATTAGTTATGCGTATTTATTTATGTTGATTTTAGCTTCGGCTATAGCATTCTTTCTAGCGAATTATATTACGAAATCTATTAAAACGATAAGCGATAAAATTAACTCTACAAGTTTAGAAACCGTTAATAAACGTATAGATGTAGAAGATGCTAGTGAGGAAATAACAACGCTGGTAGAATCGTACAATAGTATGATCGATCAATTGGAAGAAAGCGCCAAAAAACTAGCTAGAAGTGAGCGAGAACAAGCTTGGCGTGAAATGGCGAAACAAGTCGCTCACGAGATTAAAAATCCGTTGACTCCAATGCGATTAACCGTTCAGAATTTTCAGCGTAAGTTTAGTCCAGACGATCCAAATATTAATCAAAAAGTAGAGGAGTATTCCGAAACTTTAATTCAGCAAATAGATACCATGAGTGCTATAGCATCGGCGTTTTCTAATTTTGCTAATATGCCAGCACAGCAGAATGAAACGCTAAATGTGGTAAATACGGTTAGGCTTGCTTTAGATATTTTTAACAAAGATTATATCGTATTTCTTGCCGAACGTGAAGAAATCATTACTACTTTTGATAAAACACAACTTATTAGAATTGTAACGAATTTGGTTAAAAACGCCATTCAGGCCATTCCAGATGATCGGATTCCAAAAATTGTAGTACATGTTTCATTACATGACAGTGAGGTGCAAATTACAGTTTCAGATAATGGTGTGGGGATAGAGGAAGGGAATGAAACTAAAATTTTCGAGCCTAAATTTACTACAAAATCCGGAGGTACTGGACTTGGTTTGGCTATGGTTAAGAATATTGTAGAATCTTATAATGGCCATATTACTTTTAAAACGCAACAACAAAAAGGGACTACATTTATTGTAACCTTTCCTAAAACATAA
- a CDS encoding enoyl-CoA hydratase/isomerase family protein, whose translation MDFNTIISEFKNGITTITINRPTKLNALNKETIKELHYAFKAADTDSKTRVILVTGSGEKAFVAGADISEFSSFDVKEGLKLAAKGHKTLFDFVENLSTPVIAAVNGFALGGGLELAMACHFRVASTNAKMGLPEVSLGVIPGYGGTQRLPQLVGKGRAMEMIMTAGMITADQALDYGLVNHVVTQEELIPFCEGIAKKIMNNSPKAIGEAIKSINAGFKSGVNGYKKEIKGFGKCFGTEDFTEGTTAFLEKRKANFTGN comes from the coding sequence ATGGATTTTAATACTATTATTTCTGAATTTAAAAATGGAATTACAACCATTACCATTAATAGACCTACGAAACTTAATGCTTTAAATAAGGAAACTATTAAGGAATTACATTATGCTTTTAAAGCGGCAGACACCGATAGTAAAACACGTGTTATTTTGGTAACAGGAAGTGGTGAAAAGGCTTTTGTTGCAGGAGCAGATATTAGTGAGTTTTCTAGTTTTGATGTAAAAGAAGGATTAAAATTAGCGGCTAAGGGGCATAAAACCCTTTTCGATTTTGTTGAAAATTTATCTACACCAGTTATTGCGGCTGTAAATGGTTTTGCTTTAGGAGGAGGCCTAGAATTAGCTATGGCTTGTCATTTTAGAGTTGCTAGTACAAATGCTAAAATGGGATTGCCAGAAGTGTCTTTAGGGGTTATTCCTGGTTACGGTGGGACGCAGCGTTTACCTCAATTGGTAGGAAAAGGTCGTGCCATGGAAATGATAATGACTGCCGGAATGATTACTGCGGATCAAGCTCTAGATTACGGCTTAGTTAACCATGTGGTTACCCAAGAGGAGTTAATACCGTTTTGCGAGGGTATAGCTAAAAAAATAATGAATAACTCGCCAAAAGCCATTGGTGAAGCTATAAAATCTATTAACGCCGGATTTAAGTCGGGGGTAAATGGATATAAAAAGGAAATAAAAGGTTTCGGGAAATGTTTTGGAACCGAAGATTTTACCGAAGGCACAACAGCCTTTTTGGAAAAACGTAAAGCAAATTTTACTGGAAATTAA
- a CDS encoding alpha/beta hydrolase family protein, giving the protein MKTIKNLLLPGIHNKPILTDVFYLENSTPKPIVIFCHGYKGFKDWGAWDLMAQAFAQAGFFLIKFNFSHNGGTPEQPIDFHDLEAFGQNNYTKELDDLKSVIDWISSNSEFKPEANNNAITLIGHSRGGGIVTIKAEEDNRISKVISLAGVSDFGKRMATAAALEQWKNDGVMYVENGRTKQQMPHYYQFFENFKANEERLTIKRAVSNLQIPYLIIHGNADTSVLLEEAQQLHKWNQESKLEIIEGANHVFEASHPWASSQLPDSLKYVTTIMIAFINETA; this is encoded by the coding sequence ATGAAAACCATTAAAAACCTACTGCTTCCTGGAATACACAACAAACCTATTTTAACCGATGTATTCTACTTAGAAAACAGCACCCCCAAACCCATAGTTATTTTCTGTCATGGGTACAAAGGTTTTAAAGATTGGGGCGCTTGGGATTTAATGGCTCAAGCTTTTGCCCAAGCAGGATTTTTCTTGATTAAATTTAATTTCTCTCATAATGGCGGTACGCCAGAACAACCTATAGATTTCCACGATTTAGAAGCTTTCGGACAAAATAATTACACCAAAGAACTAGACGACCTAAAGTCTGTTATAGATTGGATCTCTTCCAACTCAGAATTTAAACCCGAAGCAAACAACAATGCTATTACTTTAATTGGCCATAGCCGTGGCGGAGGTATAGTTACCATAAAAGCCGAAGAAGATAACCGTATTAGCAAAGTAATTAGTCTGGCTGGAGTTTCCGATTTCGGAAAACGTATGGCAACAGCTGCAGCTTTAGAACAATGGAAAAACGATGGCGTTATGTATGTTGAAAATGGGCGCACCAAACAACAAATGCCTCATTACTATCAATTTTTCGAAAATTTTAAAGCGAATGAAGAGCGCTTAACAATAAAACGAGCGGTTTCGAATTTACAGATTCCTTATCTTATTATTCACGGTAATGCCGACACTAGTGTTTTATTAGAAGAAGCACAGCAACTTCATAAATGGAATCAGGAAAGTAAGTTGGAAATTATAGAAGGCGCCAATCACGTTTTTGAAGCTTCGCATCCTTGGGCAAGTAGCCAACTGCCAGATTCCCTTAAATACGTAACAACTATTATGATTGCTTTTATAAATGAAACAGCCTAG
- a CDS encoding HD domain-containing protein → MTKDLQIQTTINFVKQQLEDAEGGHDWFHIERVYKNAKLIAKTEPVDLFIVELGALLHDIADSKFHDGDETLGPKIASAFLKDIDVDEDTINHVINIIKNISYKGGNFKATFSSPELQVVQDADRLDAIGAIGIARTFNYGGFKNRAIYNPDIAPNLNMTKEEYKNSTAPTINHFYEKLLLLKDKMNTETGKKIAIQRHEFMTLFLDQFYAEWNGEK, encoded by the coding sequence ATGACTAAAGATCTTCAAATACAAACGACCATTAATTTTGTTAAACAACAATTAGAAGATGCCGAAGGCGGGCATGATTGGTTTCATATAGAACGTGTTTATAAAAACGCTAAACTAATAGCTAAAACAGAACCTGTCGATTTATTTATTGTAGAATTGGGAGCCTTACTGCACGATATTGCTGATAGTAAATTTCATGACGGCGATGAAACCTTGGGTCCAAAAATAGCTTCAGCATTTTTGAAAGATATAGATGTTGATGAAGACACTATTAATCATGTGATTAATATCATTAAAAACATATCGTATAAAGGTGGGAATTTTAAAGCGACATTTTCTTCTCCCGAATTACAAGTTGTACAAGATGCAGACCGATTAGATGCTATTGGTGCTATAGGAATTGCACGTACCTTTAATTATGGTGGTTTTAAAAACCGTGCAATTTACAATCCAGACATTGCACCAAACTTAAATATGACTAAGGAAGAATATAAAAACTCTACCGCCCCTACCATTAATCATTTTTATGAAAAGCTTTTATTATTAAAAGATAAGATGAATACCGAAACAGGCAAAAAGATAGCTATACAACGCCACGAATTTATGACACTCTTTTTAGATCAGTTTTATGCCGAATGGAACGGTGAAAAATAG
- a CDS encoding acyl-ACP desaturase: protein MSLKNVRLEVMQFLEKDVDTLIEKYLIPIETIWQPTDFLPDSEGPNFFEEVKEIRELAKDLPYDFWVVLVGDMITEEALPTYESWLMDVEGVGQIERNGWSKWVRHWTGEENRHGDVLNKYLYLSGRVNMREIEKTTQHLIADGFDIGTDRDPYKNFVYTSFQELATYISHNRVAKLAKERGNKQLSKMCRIISGDEMRHHNAYSEFVERIFAVDPSQMMMAFHYMMKQKITMPAHFLRESGGSIGSAFEEFSNTAQRIGVYTSMDYINILEKLLKRWEIEKITGLTDEAEKARDYLIKLPSRMTRIAERMKVPENSFQFKWVEPAKL, encoded by the coding sequence ATGTCATTAAAAAATGTAAGGTTAGAGGTGATGCAGTTTTTAGAAAAAGATGTAGACACTTTAATAGAAAAATATTTAATCCCGATAGAAACCATATGGCAACCAACAGATTTTTTACCAGATTCTGAAGGTCCAAATTTTTTCGAGGAGGTTAAAGAGATACGAGAGTTAGCAAAAGACTTACCATACGATTTTTGGGTGGTTTTAGTTGGCGATATGATTACCGAAGAAGCCTTACCAACTTACGAATCTTGGCTTATGGATGTAGAAGGCGTAGGACAAATAGAACGTAATGGCTGGTCTAAATGGGTGCGCCATTGGACGGGTGAAGAAAACAGACATGGCGATGTGTTAAACAAATATTTATACCTTTCTGGGCGTGTAAATATGCGCGAAATTGAAAAAACTACACAGCATTTAATTGCCGATGGTTTTGATATTGGAACCGATCGCGACCCTTATAAAAACTTTGTTTACACCAGTTTCCAGGAATTGGCAACTTACATTTCGCATAACCGTGTGGCCAAATTAGCTAAAGAGCGCGGGAACAAACAACTAAGTAAAATGTGTAGAATTATTTCAGGAGATGAAATGAGACACCACAATGCTTATAGTGAATTTGTAGAGCGTATTTTTGCCGTAGACCCTAGCCAAATGATGATGGCTTTTCATTATATGATGAAACAAAAAATTACCATGCCTGCCCACTTTTTAAGAGAATCTGGAGGCTCTATAGGTTCTGCTTTCGAAGAGTTTTCGAATACCGCACAGCGTATAGGCGTTTACACCTCTATGGACTATATAAATATTCTTGAGAAATTATTAAAACGTTGGGAAATTGAAAAAATAACAGGTTTAACCGACGAAGCAGAGAAAGCAAGAGACTATCTTATAAAACTTCCTTCGCGAATGACTAGGATTGCAGAACGCATGAAAGTTCCTGAAAACTCGTTCCAATTTAAATGGGTAGAACCTGCTAAATTGTAA
- a CDS encoding lysophospholipid acyltransferase family protein gives MMKLLAYPLTVLYALAFLLSIVIFHPILWISHRVFGYNALQRSVNALQFVLLRCLNILGTRFTFTNHFDDEIPKDKPLIIVSNHQSMYDISPILWYMRPYHPKFISKIELGKGIPSVSYNLRHGGSALIDRKNPRQSIKAINEFSKFINEKKYAAVIFPEGTRSKDGVPKPFQRRGLQTLIKNIPTATIVPLTINNSWKTLKYGKFPMGLGAHITLTAHKPINLSTFTGNTDTLIDQIEHTVTQSINQ, from the coding sequence ATAATGAAACTATTAGCGTATCCTTTAACTGTATTATATGCTCTTGCTTTTTTATTATCCATAGTTATATTTCATCCTATTTTATGGATAAGCCATCGCGTTTTTGGCTATAATGCGCTACAACGCAGTGTAAACGCTCTGCAATTTGTGCTGTTGCGATGTTTAAATATTTTAGGAACCAGGTTCACGTTTACGAATCATTTCGATGACGAAATCCCGAAAGATAAACCTTTAATTATCGTGTCTAATCACCAAAGTATGTACGATATATCGCCTATTCTTTGGTATATGAGACCTTACCACCCTAAATTTATTAGTAAAATTGAATTAGGAAAAGGTATACCAAGTGTGTCGTATAATTTACGCCATGGCGGATCTGCTTTAATAGATAGAAAGAACCCAAGACAATCTATAAAAGCGATAAACGAATTCTCGAAATTTATAAACGAAAAAAAATATGCTGCAGTAATTTTTCCTGAAGGAACACGCAGTAAAGATGGCGTGCCAAAACCGTTTCAACGTCGTGGTTTGCAAACCTTAATAAAAAATATCCCAACAGCTACTATAGTGCCACTAACTATAAATAACTCATGGAAAACGTTAAAATACGGGAAATTTCCTATGGGATTAGGCGCACATATTACATTAACCGCGCATAAACCCATAAATTTATCTACCTTTACTGGAAATACAGACACTTTAATTGACCAAATAGAGCATACTGTAACACAGAGTATAAACCAATAA